A window of the Cryptococcus decagattii chromosome 6, complete sequence genome harbors these coding sequences:
- a CDS encoding dihydroxy-acid dehydratase, with translation MSDGACEGCTCGRAEQLQQEGDIPINRPERSFTAPADGAPYEGVEPAVPLRSKKWFNDPSDPAMSALYLERYMNYGITLDELRPKNRPIIGIAQTGSDLSPCNRGHMELAKRVRDGIIANGGTPFEFPCHPIQETGKRPTASLDRNLSYLSLVEVLFGYPIDGVVLLTGCDKTTPALLMAAATVNIPAICMNVGPMLNGYRGHKLIGSGGVMWDSRAEYAAGKISEGQFVQQVSLSAPSVGHCNTVGTATTMNCMAEALGMALPGSATIPAVYRERGACAYATGMRIVDLVREDIKPSDVLTKEAFENAIAANTALGGSTNAPIHLNAVAKHIGVDLTGDDWERVGYHLPLLVNVQPAGEWLMEEYHRAGGLPSVIAELIKHNKLPHPDALTITGKSIKENCEGDFSRDRRVILPFDKPLRENAGFLHLKGTLFDSAIMKTSVISDAFREQYLSNTDDPMAFEGPVAVFDGPEDYHHRIEHSPQIDAGTILIMRGAGPQGYPGAAEVVNMIPPGRLINQGIELPCIGDGRQSGTSGSPSILNASPEAATGGMLAYLKDGDRLRIDLLKRTANVLLSTEEIEVRKKEMGPYKVPKSQTPWQEIFRETASELSEGMVIKSAVKYQRLAQTAGVPRQNH, from the exons ATGTCTGACGGCGCTTGCGAAGGCTGCACTTGCGGCCGCGCTGAACAACTTCAGCAAGAGGGCGATATCCCAATCAACCGTCCTGAAAGGTCTTTCACTGCTCCTGCGGATGGCGCACCTTATGAAGGTGTTGAGCCTGCGGTCCCGCTTCGTTCCAAGAAATGGTTTAATGATCCCTCAGATCCAG CAATGTCTGCCCTTTACCTCGAACGTTACATGAACTATGGTATCACCCTTGACGAACTTCGACCTAAGAACCGACCCATCATCGGTATCGCTCAAACTGGGTCAGATTTGTCTCCTTGTAACCGTGGGCATATGGAGCTGGCGAAGCGAGTCCGAGATGGTATTATTGCGAACGGCGGTACCCCCTTCGAATTCCCTTGTCACCCCATACAAGAGACCGGGAAACGACCTACAGCAAGCTTGGATCGAAACCTGTCATATCTGTCTCTCGTTGAGGTGCTTTTTGGGTATCCCATCGATGGTGTGGTCTTGCTCACTGGCTGCGATAAGAC TACTCCGGCTTTGCTCATGGCTGCCGCTACCGTTAACATACCTGCTATCTGCATG AACGTTGGGCCTATGCTTAATG GTTATCGAGGGCACAAACTTATTGGATCAGGCGGTGTCATGTGGGATAGTCGTGCGGAGTATGCTGCTGGGAAGATCAGTGAAGGCCAGTTCGTGCAGCAGGTTTCACTTTCTGCCCCCAG TGTCGGCCACTGCAATACTGTC GGAACTGCGACTACTATGAACTGCATGGCAGAAGCCCTTGGTATGGCTCTTCCAGGTAGCGCCACTATCCCGGCCGTTTATCGTGAACGAGGCGCGTGCGCCTATGCTACCGGCATGCGTATTGTTGATTTGGTACGAGAAGATATCAAGCCGTCTGATGTTCTCACCAAGGAGGCTTTCGAAAACGCTATCGCTGCCAACACTGCTCTTGGCGGTTCAACAAACGCTCCTATACATCTCAACGCTGTCGCGAAGCATATTGGAGTAGATCTTACAGGAGATGATTGGGAGAGGGTCGGATATCACTTGCCATTGCTAGTGAATGTGCAACCTGCTGGAGAATGGCTTATGGAGGAGTATCACAGAGCTGGTGGTCTCCCTT CTGTCATCGCCGAGCTCATCAAGCACAACAAGCTCCCCCACCCCGATGCTTTAACCATTACCGGCAAATCTATCAAAGAGAACTGTGAAGGAGACTTTTCCCGCGATCGACGAGtcattcttcctttcgACAAGCCTCTGAGAGAGAACGCAGGTTTCCTCCACCTCAAAGGTACCCTATTCGACAGCGCCATCATGAAGACCTCTGTCATTTCTGATGCTTTCCGTGAACAATACCTTTCCAACACAGATGACCCCATGGCGTTCGAGGGACCTGTTGCTGTTTTTGATGGTCCTGAAGACTACCACCACCGTATCGAACATTCACCTCAGATCGATGCTGGAACTATTTTGATCATGAGAGGTGCTGGCCCTCAAGGATACCCTGGTGCAGCTGAAGTCGTCAATATGATTCCACCCGGAAGATTGATCAACCAAGGGATTGAGTTACCCTGTATTGGTGATGGTCGACAAAGCGGCACAAGTGGGTCCCCAAGTATCCTGAATGCCTCCCCTGAAGCCGCGACCGGTGGCATGCTAGCATATCTCAAGGATGGTGATCGTCTCAGAATCGACTTGTTAAAACGCACAGCTAACGTGCTATTATCGACTGAAGAGATCGAGgtcaggaagaaggagatgggtCCCTACAAGGTACCGAAGAGTCAAACGCCTTGGCAGGAGATCTTCAGAGAGACGGCGAGTGAGTTGAGTGAGGGTATGGTGATCAAGAGCGCGGTCAAGTATCAGAGACTCGCTCAGACGGCAGGTGTCCCGAGGCAAAATCATTAG